The following proteins come from a genomic window of Streptomyces sp. NBC_00539:
- a CDS encoding aspartate/glutamate racemase family protein, with the protein MRRPRPRPSLGILGGMGPSATADFYRRFVERTPAGSDQAHLPVVMWADTAVPDRTEALLGQGPSPLPALVEGARWLQRAGVSCIAVPCNTAHAYVEQLSKATGTEVLDMIGAALEAAARRTPGLERVGVLATRGTRLTGLYERAGVRLGLDVVQVTDGVQERYVDAAIRAVKGGADPAAPERWIATAAESLKEQGAQAAIAACTEIPLISGAAARVLPLVDSTDALAEAAVARLWQPAQVVRARGRRG; encoded by the coding sequence ATGAGACGGCCCCGGCCGCGCCCCTCGCTCGGCATCCTGGGCGGCATGGGGCCTTCGGCGACCGCTGACTTCTACCGCCGGTTCGTGGAGCGCACGCCGGCCGGCTCCGACCAGGCGCATCTGCCCGTCGTCATGTGGGCCGATACCGCCGTCCCCGACCGGACCGAGGCGCTGCTCGGACAGGGGCCGTCCCCCCTCCCGGCCCTCGTGGAAGGCGCCCGCTGGCTCCAGCGTGCGGGAGTGAGCTGCATAGCCGTTCCCTGCAACACCGCGCACGCCTATGTCGAGCAGCTGTCGAAGGCGACCGGTACCGAGGTCCTCGACATGATCGGGGCCGCGCTCGAGGCGGCGGCGCGCCGAACGCCGGGGCTGGAGCGGGTGGGCGTCCTGGCGACGCGGGGTACGCGGCTGACCGGGCTGTACGAGCGGGCCGGCGTTCGGCTGGGGCTCGACGTGGTGCAGGTGACCGACGGCGTGCAGGAGAGGTACGTGGACGCGGCGATCCGCGCGGTCAAGGGCGGCGCGGACCCCGCCGCGCCCGAGCGCTGGATCGCCACGGCCGCCGAGAGCCTCAAGGAGCAGGGCGCGCAGGCCGCGATCGCCGCGTGTACGGAGATTCCTCTGATCAGCGGGGCGGCCGCTCGTGTGCTCCCGCTGGTCGACTCGACCGACGCCCTCGCCGAAGCCGCCGTTGCCCGTCTGTGGCAACCCGCCCAAGTCGTTCGTGCCCGGGGACGAAGAGGCTGA